From Sporosarcina sp. FSL K6-3457:
TATTAGGTGCGTTTGTGTTCCGTTTTGCTGCGTTATTTATGATTACGTTACTTGTAGATATTTGGCAAATACAAGCATTAGGAGCCGCGTATCTGTTGTTTATATCCATTAAAAGTCTTCTAGACCAGCGAAAGAATACAGAGGAAGATCCTGAAAAGGATGAAAAACCTCGTAAAGGTTCTGGTTTCTGGATGACTGTATTGAAGGTAGAACTTGCAGATATCGCATTTGCATTAGACTCAATGTTGGCTGCGGTTGCACTGGCAATCACACTTCCAGCGCTAGGTAATTTCGATATCGGTGGCATCAATGGTGGTCAATTTATCGTTATGCTATTGGGTGGTATTATCGGATTGATCATTATGCGTTTCGCAGCTCGTCAGTTCGTTGTGTTGTTAGAGAAATACCCATCATTAGAAACAGCAGCCTTTTTGATTGTCGGTTGGGTAGGTATCAAATTGGT
This genomic window contains:
- a CDS encoding TerC family protein is translated as MEAILLEYAWVLVVLIVLEGLLAADNAVVMAVMVKHLPREQQKKALFYGLLGAFVFRFAALFMITLLVDIWQIQALGAAYLLFISIKSLLDQRKNTEEDPEKDEKPRKGSGFWMTVLKVELADIAFALDSMLAAVALAITLPALGNFDIGGINGGQFIVMLLGGIIGLIIMRFAARQFVVLLEKYPSLETAAFLIVGWVGIKLVVLTLAHPKLQIIDVGFPHSTGWKLTFWIVLVGIVIGGYLFGVRNSRKENKK